In Herbaspirillum seropedicae, a single window of DNA contains:
- a CDS encoding LysR family transcriptional regulator, whose product MELRHLRYFLAVAEQRSFTRAAEKVGIGQPPLSMQIKALEEEVGGALFLRSSQGVELSEVGRVLLPHAQRAVDQAEQALRAARQAASGETGLLRMGFTSSAVFHPLVSHALQQFRERHRKLEISLSEGITEQLLADIAASQLDAAFVRIVTTPSAALGVVELPAEKLKVALPRSHPLARRKSLRLQDLASENFIMVPRGKGSALYDSIFSACQAAGFDPQVIQLAPQLTSAINLVASGLGISIVPEAIEQVQLAQVRYVEIVEPAPRAQLSLAYHRQSIAASRFAAHLQRSLRRAG is encoded by the coding sequence ATGGAACTCCGCCATCTTCGCTATTTCCTCGCCGTTGCCGAGCAACGCAGCTTCACGCGTGCCGCGGAAAAAGTGGGCATCGGCCAGCCGCCGCTGTCGATGCAGATCAAGGCGCTGGAAGAGGAAGTCGGCGGGGCGCTGTTCCTGCGCAGTTCGCAAGGAGTGGAATTGTCGGAGGTCGGACGCGTCCTGCTGCCGCATGCGCAGCGCGCCGTGGACCAGGCCGAACAGGCCCTGCGGGCCGCGCGCCAGGCGGCCAGCGGTGAGACTGGATTACTGCGTATGGGCTTTACTTCTTCGGCGGTATTCCATCCCCTGGTCTCGCATGCCCTGCAGCAGTTCCGCGAACGGCATCGCAAGCTGGAGATCTCGCTGAGCGAAGGCATCACCGAACAGTTGCTGGCCGATATCGCGGCCTCGCAGCTGGACGCCGCGTTCGTGCGCATCGTCACCACGCCCTCGGCGGCGCTGGGGGTGGTGGAACTGCCGGCGGAAAAATTGAAGGTGGCGCTGCCGCGTTCGCATCCCCTGGCGCGACGCAAGTCGCTGCGCTTGCAGGATCTGGCCAGCGAGAATTTCATCATGGTGCCGCGTGGCAAAGGTTCGGCCTTGTACGACAGCATCTTCAGCGCCTGCCAGGCTGCCGGCTTCGATCCACAGGTGATCCAGCTGGCCCCGCAACTGACCTCGGCCATCAACCTGGTGGCCTCAGGCCTGGGCATTTCCATCGTGCCCGAAGCCATCGAACAGGTGCAGCTGGCGCAGGTGCGTTACGTCGAGATCGTCGAGCCGGCGCCGCGTGCGCAATTGTCGCTGGCCTATCATCGCCAGTCGATTGCGGCCTCGCGCTTTGCCGCCCATCTGCAGCGTTCGCTGCGGCGGGCGGGCTGA